One part of the Salvelinus sp. IW2-2015 linkage group LG28, ASM291031v2, whole genome shotgun sequence genome encodes these proteins:
- the LOC112067868 gene encoding intraflagellar transport protein 172 homolog, giving the protein MSQVRFLNETNNIADQYGGDGTEFYQVKARLAMLDKNYKLAELYYMEQCCVLYNAIEVLEMYHELHMWDDCITEAKS; this is encoded by the exons ATGTCTCAAGTTCGCTTTCTGAACGAGACTAACAATATCGCTGACCAATAT GGTGGTGATGGTACAGAGTTCTACCAAGTCAAAGCACGCCTTGCCATGCTGGACAAGAACTACAAGCTGGCAGAGTTGTACTATATGGAGCAG TGTTGTGTGCTCTACAATGCCATTGAGGTGCTGGAAATGTATCAYGAGCTTCACATGTGGGACGACTGCATCACTGAGGCCAAG AGCTGA